The sequence GGGTCTGGCCGTGGCACGGCAATTCGGTGCCCAGGAGGTCCACGACTACCGCGCCCGGCCGCTATCGATGCTCGGCGAGCGTTTCGACGTCATCTTCGACCTGAGCACGAAGCTGTCCTTCGCGGAGGCGCGAGGTCTCCTGACGCCGCGCGGCCGGCACGTGGGGTTCGAGCCGTCGCCCGCGTCGCTCATCGCCTCCAAGGTGCTCGGCCCCTTCCGTCGCCAGAAGCAGTTGCTGCTCGTCACCCATCCGTCCGGCCGGGACCTCGCGGAACTCGCGGGGAAGCTCCAGGCCCGGGAGCTCGTCCCTCCGCCGGTGGAGGTGTTCGAGCTGTCCGACGCTCGCGACGCGTTCGAGCGGGCCGAGCGAGGCGGCGTCATCGGCAAGGTCGTCATCCGCGCCGCGCCCTGAAGCCCCCGCCGTTCAACGCAATCCCACATACCGCCGCATCCCAGGAGTCACCCATGTCCACCCGTCATCTTGTCGACCCGTCCCTCCTTCCCCTCACCGCCCACGCGTTCCTCCCGGGGCTCTCGCGAGAGAACCTCACGGACGCCCGCGCGTTCATGGACCAGATGATTTCGTCCATCGCCCCCCGCACCACCGCGCTCCGCAGCGAGGTGCGCATCCCCGGGCGGAACGGAGCGCCCGACGTGCGGCTCGTCATCCAGACGCCGCCGGGCCAGGCCACGGCACGGCCCGCGGTGCTGTTCCTCCACGGTGGCGGCATGGTGATGGGCAGCGCCTCCATGGGTGAGGGCTTCGACGCGGAGCTCGCCCTCGCGCACGACGCCGTCGTCGTCTCGGTCGACTACCGCCTCGCGCCGGAGGTGCCGTTCCCGGGTCCCATCGACGATGCGTACGCGGCGCTGCGCTGGGTCCACGCGAACGCCGCTTCACTCGGCATCGACCCGTCGCGCATCGTCCTCATGGGGCAGAGCGCGGGTGGCGGGCTGGCCGCTTCGCTGGCGCAGCTCACCCGTGATGACAACGGGCCCCGGCCCGCGGCGCAGATCCTCATCTACCCCATGCTCGACGCCCGCACGGGGACGGCCCAGGAAGCGGACCCCAACCCGACGACGGGCGAGTTCTCATGGACGCGTGCGCACACCCGCTTCGGCTGGGAGTCCCTGCGCGGGGACTACCTCCCGACCGACGCCCGTGCCGGGCACTTCTCGGCCTCGCTCGGGCAGGACGTCTCGCACCTGCCGCCCGCCTTCATCGCCGTGGGTTCGCTCGACGTCTTCTTCGACGAGTCCATGGACTACGCCCGCCGCCTCTCCCGTTCGGGAGTGCCGGTGGAGCTCCATGTCTACCCCGGGGCCATCCACGGCTTCGACGCCATCCCGAACGCCTGGATGACCACCTGCTTCAAGCGCGAGCTGAACGAGGCGCTCGCCCGCGCGCTCCGTGCGCCGGCGGAACTGGCGGCGTGAGCCCTTCAGTCCCGGTCCGGCGCGCCCAGGGGGAAGAGGGGGCGGAACGGGCGGCCTCCGTCCACCGCGCGGGCGACGGACGGGCGGGCCAGCAAACGTGCGCGGTAGGCGCGCAGCTGGGGACAGGACTCGGGGATGCGGTGGGTCCAGTCCGCGTAGAAGAGGGAGGGCGCCGCCGCACAGTCCGCCAGCGTGAAGTCCGCGCCCGTGGCCCAGGTCCTGCCGGCGAGCTGTCCCTCGACCCAGGCATAGGCGCGCTCCAGGTTCTCCACGGCCGTGGCCAGGCCTTCCTTGCGCTTCGTGGCGTCCCCCGTCAGCGCGCCATTCACGGCGTGCTGGACCATGCTCATGACGTGCAGGTCGAAGAATCGGTCGAGGAAGCGCACGTCCAGCGCGGCCATCGGATCCGCGGGCAGCAGGCGCACCGGCCCGGGGTGCGCGAGCTGCAGGTACTCGATGATGATGCTGGTCTCAACGACCTGGCGCTCGCCATCCACCAGCAGGGGGAACTTGCGCAGCGGCCAGCGGCGCAGCCACTCGGCCGTGTGCTCCGGCGTGTCCGGCCCGATGTTCCGGAACTCGAAGGGCGTGCCGTTCTCATACAACGCGATGAGCACCTTCTGCGTGTACGAGGAGAAGGGGTGACCGTAGACCGCGAGCGCCATGGTGAGACCTCTCAACCACTTGTGAATTGCAAGCGGTTGAACCGTATCCGCGCTACTTGCATATTGCAAGTATCAACCCCGGGAGGACGGCCATGCCACAGACGGGACGTTCCGGCTGTCCCATCAACCTGACGCTCGAACAGCTCGGCGACCGCTGGAGCCTCATCGTCATCCGCGACGTCATGTTCGGGAACCGGCGCACCTATGGCGAGCTGCTGGAGCAGAGCGAGGAGGGCATTGCCTCCAACATCCTCGCGGACCGGCTGAAGCGGCTGACGGCGTCCGAGCTGCTGTCGCGGCGTCCGGATCCGAACCACCGGCAGAAGGGCATCTACAGCCTCACGGAGGCGTCCATCCAGTTGGTGCCGCTGCTCGCGCACATGGCGGCCTGGGGCCGCCGGCACACGCAGCCGAGCGAGGAGCTGTCGGTGCGCGCGGAGTTGCTGGAGAAGGGCGGTCCGCCCCTCTGGGACGCCTTCATGGAAGAGCTGCGCCACCTGCACCTGGACGCACCGCGCCCGGCGCGCTCGGTGTTCGGTGAGCTTCAGGCCGCGTACGAGAAGGCCATGGCGCGCAAGGCCCGGAGGTGATCAGGCCGCGCTACCACGCGACCTCGATGCCTCCGGTGTCCTGCGCCCAGTCGGTGATTGCGCGGTCGCGGGTGAGCAGCGGCAGTCCGAGCCTGCGGGCCGCCGCCACGATGAGCCGGTCGAAGTGGTCCCGATGCTCCCAGTCGAGTCGGGCCGCTTCCCGGACATCCGCTTCGCTCATGGGCTCGTGGACCAGCTCCGGACACTCGATGTCCGCCCACCAGGCGTCCAGCGTCGTGGGGAAACGCAGCTTCCCACCCTGGGCGAGCAGCCACGTCTCCAGCACGTAGCCTTCACTCAAGCTCCAGCACCTCCGCGGAGGTCAGGGCCGAGCGCTGAAGTCGCTGACTGGGACTCTCCTCAAGGGCTTCCAGGTCGCCGACGATGCGCAGGGAGCCCCGAAGCTTCGACTTCCGCTTCCGGGAGGGGCGTGCCTTCCGCTCCGCTTCCAGAAGGGCCTCCAGCCGTGAGGGCGCGATGAGGAACGCTTTCAGTTCGTCGTGCACCGTGATGGCAGTGACATGCCGCTGGGTGGCTGCCTGCTGCACGAGGGCGCTGAGATGGCTGCGCGCCTCACTGAGCGGGACACGCTGCATGGGCAGGGGCCACGTGGGCGGTGATGCGGCGGCGCGACGCGCGGTCGCGGGACGAGGAGGGGGCCGCCGTCGATGTTTGCTGGCCATGGTCCGCGGATAATAGCCACAGGTCCGACACAGGCCCGTTGGCCCAGGTGTCAAGCCGCCGTCGCCGTGTTCAGCTTCAGGTCCTGGTTCAGGCCCGCGTCCTTGCGCACGCGCCAGATGTACTGGTCCAGGAAGTAGTGGTGCAGCGCGAAGCCCCAGATGAAGCCTTCCATCAGGTCGCGCAGCGTGAGCCCGCTGCCGCCCAGCGCCAGCTTCGCATCGAACGCGCCACAGCCCGGGTGCACGCCCATGCCGCAGCCCAGCGTCCGGTACGCCAGCGTGAACGCGAGCCCGCAGAGCGCGTAGACGATGAAGCGCTGGCTCACCTTCGGCGCCCAGCCGAACGCGGCGCGGTCCACGCCGTCCGCGTGGTAGCGGTTGCGGTGAAAGAACCAGACGATGCCGTGGTACTGCACGTTGTGGAACGCCGTCACCGCCACGGTGAACATCAGGAAGTCCATCCGGCGCGACACCGACGGCCAGAACACCAGCGACGTCAGCCCCAGCGCCGCGCCGAGCATCAGCAGCTTCGGCCCGTTCACCCCCAGCCCCCGGCGCCACCGCCACACCTGCCGCGCCGCGAGCACGCCCACCACCGCGAGCACCAGTCCGAAGCACGCGTGCGCCACCCCGACCTCCCAGGTCGGCTCCGCCATCAGCCCCAGCCGGCGGCGGGCCCCCGGATGCGTCAGCGCGAACGCCACGAACGGCGCGAGCAACCCCACGTACAGCGTCACGCTGTCCAGCCGCCGGTCCCACGCGTCCTTCTCCCCGGCCTTGCGCTGGTAGAGGACCATGATGCCGTAGTGCTGCCGCACCACGTGCCAGTACGCCCAGAGCGCCGCCAGCGTCACGAACACCGCGAACGGCCAGCGCTGCCCGGCCAGCACCGACACCGCGAACACCGCCGGCCCCGCCACGAACCAGCCCAGGCTGCCCCAGAGCAGCCGAGCCCGCGCCTTCCGCTCGCGCGCGTCCAGGTACGTGCGCGACACCGTCGCGAACAGGTGCGGCCCGTCCAGGAGCAGCACCCACGCCCACCACAGCGGCGGCCCGCTCACGCCGCCCAGCACGTGCAGCGCCATCAGCGCCAGGCTCGCGCCCAGCCCCCCGACCGTGGAGAGCAGGTCGTGCCGGCGGTCCACCAGCCAC comes from Corallococcus macrosporus and encodes:
- a CDS encoding alpha/beta hydrolase — translated: MSTRHLVDPSLLPLTAHAFLPGLSRENLTDARAFMDQMISSIAPRTTALRSEVRIPGRNGAPDVRLVIQTPPGQATARPAVLFLHGGGMVMGSASMGEGFDAELALAHDAVVVSVDYRLAPEVPFPGPIDDAYAALRWVHANAASLGIDPSRIVLMGQSAGGGLAASLAQLTRDDNGPRPAAQILIYPMLDARTGTAQEADPNPTTGEFSWTRAHTRFGWESLRGDYLPTDARAGHFSASLGQDVSHLPPAFIAVGSLDVFFDESMDYARRLSRSGVPVELHVYPGAIHGFDAIPNAWMTTCFKRELNEALARALRAPAELAA
- a CDS encoding type II toxin-antitoxin system VapC family toxin, with product MSEGYVLETWLLAQGGKLRFPTTLDAWWADIECPELVHEPMSEADVREAARLDWEHRDHFDRLIVAAARRLGLPLLTRDRAITDWAQDTGGIEVAW
- a CDS encoding winged helix-turn-helix transcriptional regulator translates to MPQTGRSGCPINLTLEQLGDRWSLIVIRDVMFGNRRTYGELLEQSEEGIASNILADRLKRLTASELLSRRPDPNHRQKGIYSLTEASIQLVPLLAHMAAWGRRHTQPSEELSVRAELLEKGGPPLWDAFMEELRHLHLDAPRPARSVFGELQAAYEKAMARKARR
- a CDS encoding glutathione S-transferase family protein translates to MALAVYGHPFSSYTQKVLIALYENGTPFEFRNIGPDTPEHTAEWLRRWPLRKFPLLVDGERQVVETSIIIEYLQLAHPGPVRLLPADPMAALDVRFLDRFFDLHVMSMVQHAVNGALTGDATKRKEGLATAVENLERAYAWVEGQLAGRTWATGADFTLADCAAAPSLFYADWTHRIPESCPQLRAYRARLLARPSVARAVDGGRPFRPLFPLGAPDRD
- a CDS encoding type II toxin-antitoxin system Phd/YefM family antitoxin, giving the protein MQRVPLSEARSHLSALVQQAATQRHVTAITVHDELKAFLIAPSRLEALLEAERKARPSRKRKSKLRGSLRIVGDLEALEESPSQRLQRSALTSAEVLELE